From a region of the Bradyrhizobium sp. KBS0727 genome:
- a CDS encoding TauD/TfdA family dioxygenase, whose protein sequence is MSSLSSKQGPRYRHVAGESEPYETIGVEKLTPIIGAEISGVDLAGTLSNRTMDEIHRALAENLVIFFRDQHITPQQHLAFGRQFGDLHIHPAAPHEGDDPALMKIYADKDSPRANGEGWHTDVSCDEEPPMGSILYIKQCPPRGGDTLFANMYAAYESLSDRMKAYLDGLTALHDGEQTYRGLYANYGVADRPQYPRAEHPVVRTHPVTGKKALYVNRGFTRFLIGVPRDESDAMLAYLYQHAENPLFQCRFRWTENAIAFWDNRCAQHRAMWDYWPHTRSGTRVTVKGERPV, encoded by the coding sequence ATGAGTTCGCTGTCCAGCAAGCAGGGACCCCGCTATCGGCACGTTGCCGGCGAGAGCGAACCCTATGAGACCATCGGCGTCGAGAAGCTGACGCCGATCATCGGCGCGGAAATCTCCGGCGTCGATCTCGCCGGCACGCTGTCGAACCGCACCATGGACGAGATCCATCGCGCGCTCGCCGAAAACCTCGTGATATTTTTCCGCGACCAGCACATCACTCCGCAACAGCACCTCGCCTTCGGCCGCCAGTTCGGCGACCTGCATATTCACCCGGCAGCACCCCATGAAGGCGACGATCCGGCCTTGATGAAGATCTATGCCGACAAGGATTCCCCGCGCGCCAATGGCGAGGGCTGGCACACCGACGTGTCCTGTGACGAGGAGCCGCCGATGGGCTCGATCCTCTATATCAAGCAGTGCCCGCCGCGCGGCGGCGACACGCTGTTCGCCAACATGTACGCGGCCTATGAATCACTGTCGGACCGGATGAAGGCCTATCTCGACGGGCTCACCGCGCTGCATGACGGCGAGCAGACCTATCGTGGGCTGTACGCCAACTACGGTGTCGCCGACCGGCCGCAATATCCGCGCGCTGAACATCCTGTCGTGCGCACCCATCCGGTGACCGGCAAGAAGGCGCTCTATGTCAACCGCGGCTTCACCCGCTTCCTGATTGGCGTCCCCCGCGACGAGAGCGACGCCATGCTGGCCTATCTCTACCAGCACGCCGAGAACCCGCTGTTCCAGTGCCGCTTCCGCTGGACCGAGAACGCGATCGCGTTCTGGGACAACCGCTGCGCCCAGCACCGCGCGATGTGGGACTACTGGCCGCACACCCGATCAGGCACGCGGGTGACGGTGAAGGGCGAGCGGCCGGTGTAA
- the ispG gene encoding flavodoxin-dependent (E)-4-hydroxy-3-methylbut-2-enyl-diphosphate synthase, producing the protein MNKPELPQDDVAGPRARHQTTQVMVGNVAVGGGAPIVVQSMTNTDTADIDGTIAQVAALSRAGSEMVRITVDREEAAAAVPHIRDGLRKRGITTPLIGDFHYIGHKLLADYPACAEALDKYRINPGNVGFKNKRDTQFADIIEIANKNDKPVRIGANWGSLDQELLTKLMDENALLPQPKDVRAVTREAMVQSALLSAARAQELGMPKNRMILSAKVSAVQDLIAVYQTLASRSDYAIHLGLTEAGMGSKGIVASSAALGILLQDGIGDTVRISLTPEPGGDRTLEVQVAQELLQTMGFRTFVPLVAACPGCGRTTSTTFQELARSIQDFIREEMPGWKTQYPGVEALNVAVMGCIVNGPGESKHANIGISLPGTGEAPAAPVFVDGKKFRTLRGPSIATDFKALVIDYIDQRYGAGSKTPETTAAE; encoded by the coding sequence ATGAACAAGCCCGAACTCCCGCAAGACGACGTCGCCGGCCCGCGCGCCCGGCATCAAACCACCCAGGTCATGGTCGGCAATGTCGCCGTCGGCGGCGGCGCGCCGATCGTCGTGCAGTCGATGACCAACACCGACACCGCCGATATCGACGGCACCATCGCGCAGGTCGCAGCGTTGTCGCGCGCCGGCTCGGAAATGGTCCGCATCACGGTCGACCGCGAGGAGGCGGCGGCCGCCGTTCCGCACATCCGCGACGGCCTGCGCAAGCGCGGCATCACCACGCCCTTGATCGGCGACTTCCATTACATCGGCCACAAGCTGCTCGCCGACTATCCGGCCTGCGCCGAGGCGCTCGACAAATACCGCATCAATCCCGGCAATGTCGGTTTCAAGAACAAGCGCGACACCCAGTTCGCCGACATCATCGAGATCGCCAACAAGAACGACAAACCGGTCCGCATCGGCGCCAACTGGGGCTCGCTCGATCAGGAATTGCTGACCAAGCTGATGGACGAAAACGCGCTGCTGCCGCAGCCGAAGGATGTCCGCGCAGTGACGCGTGAAGCGATGGTGCAGTCGGCGCTGCTGTCGGCCGCCCGCGCGCAAGAGCTCGGCATGCCCAAGAACAGGATGATCCTGTCGGCGAAGGTCTCCGCCGTGCAGGACCTGATCGCGGTCTACCAGACGCTGGCGTCGCGGTCGGACTACGCCATCCATCTCGGCCTCACCGAGGCCGGCATGGGATCGAAGGGCATCGTCGCTTCGTCGGCGGCGCTCGGCATCCTCTTGCAGGACGGCATCGGCGATACCGTCCGCATTTCGCTGACGCCGGAGCCCGGCGGCGATCGCACGCTGGAAGTTCAGGTAGCGCAGGAATTGCTGCAGACCATGGGCTTCCGCACCTTCGTGCCGCTGGTCGCGGCATGCCCCGGCTGCGGCCGCACCACCTCGACCACGTTCCAGGAACTGGCGCGCTCGATCCAGGATTTCATCCGGGAAGAGATGCCGGGCTGGAAGACGCAATATCCCGGCGTCGAGGCACTCAACGTCGCGGTCATGGGCTGCATCGTCAACGGCCCGGGCGAGTCCAAGCACGCCAATATCGGCATCTCCCTGCCCGGCACCGGCGAAGCGCCGGCAGCGCCGGTGTTCGTCGACGGCAAGAAGTTCCGCACCCTGCGCGGCCCCTCGATCGCCACCGATTTCAAGGCGCTGGTGATCGACTATATCGACCAGCGCTACGGCGCCGGCAGCAAGACCCCCGAGACCACGGCGGCGGAGTAA